The sequence ACACAATGAAATCTGTCTAgctatacacacacatacaactAAACAAATTATGTGATTGATCTGACATGTGGGGACAGATTATTAAAGAACAACCAGCTCAGTGGTTTCTTAAATATTAGCACCACCTATAGCACCCAGTTGCAACTCATTGATCTACAGAACAATTCGATTTCTAGCTACGTAGATACCATTGGAGGGTACAACCGAAAATTGATGTAAGCCAAAATCAGTTACtttggttgtttattttttaaatgcattGTTGAAGAAATAACTGTTTTATCATTTATTGGAAGTCAAATATCcatgatatttctttttaactGATTTTAAAGGTCTGACATCATTGGGCTAATTGTCCTTTATTATTTGCAGACTTGAGGACAACCCAATTTGCGAGTCACAGAACATCAAAAGTAGTTACTGCACAGTTTCCCAACCAAATAATGGCCCATCATACTCGACTCAACCAAATAACTGTCAGCCTATTTCCTGCAGTTCGGGTCAAGTTTCCAGCCCCAACTGTTTATGCGTATATCCATACAGTGGAACTCTAGTTTTCAGAGCAACTTCCATCTCAGACTTGGGAAACTCAAGTCACTACACAGAACTTGAGGCGTATCTTATGAAATCTTTTGAAAAACTGCCTGTAAATTCAGTCTCCCTGAGTAACCCAATCAAAGACTTTTCTGAGGACTTTAAAATAAGACTACAAGTCTTCCCATCTGGCCAAGGTTGTTTCAATCGAACAGGACTTTCTCAGGTTGGGTTTGTGTTCAGCAATCAGATTTTTAAGCCCCCACAAGGTTTTGGACCTTACTATTTTTTAGCTGATCCTGTTCCATATGATTGCTATGCAGGTAACTTCAAATTCACATTTAAATAGAAAGTAGTACTTCCAATATTGGATTTGTCTTATTGTGATGCATctctaaaaacacaaattttcacAATGTTAGCTTGATATTATTATgaccaatctctctctcttgctctccCTCCTTTgtgtcattttttatgtttctacAGAAACCAAAAAGTCTTTGGGTATAGGCGTTATAATTGGAGCAGCAGTTGGTGGCACTGTCCTGCTTCTATTATTACTCCTTGCAGGGGTCTATGCTTTCCGCCAAAAGAGAAGAGCAGAAAGAGCTTCCGAGCAATTGAATCCTTTTTGTAAGATAGCTATGATGTAAACTTGGCACTTCAGAGCtgttaatattaaattttaagggTACATTATCACTTTCATTCCATACAAATGCAGCACAGTGGGATCCAAATGGTGGCAGTGGTGGCATTCCTCAATTAAAAGGAGCAAGATGCTTCTCCTTTGAAGAGCTTAAGAAGTACACCAACAAGTTTTCTGAAGAAAATTCTATTGGATCTGGTGGTTATGGGAAGGTTTGATTACGACTACTCTTGTCAGTATATTGATAGTTTGCTTAATTTTTGAGAATATATCAAAAGATTCTTCAAGTTCTATAACAAGAAATATTTCATATTCATGcaatttgttttgttcttctgGCACTTCAAATGCTTAATTTCCTTTCCAAAATTTTCCTTGTTCTcccattaatttatttcttgttaataaAAGCTTCTTAATCTTATCACAATATTTCTGAACTATGCCTGtctcaaaataaaaacctaatGTCTAATCTGTCAACATTTCTACAGGTTTATTGGGGGACTCTTCCCACTGGTCAACCGATTGCCATCAAACGAGCTCAGAAAGAATCTTTGCAGGGTGGGCATGAGTTCAAAACTGAGATTGAACTTCTATCAAGGGTTCATCATAAGAATCTGGTTAGCcttgttggtttttgttttgatcaAGGTGAACAAATGCTTGTATATGAGTATGTTCCAAATGGTACTTTGAAGGATAGCCTCTCAGGTACTTCCATCCAATGCCTCACCTCCTTATATGAATTCTGGTACTGTTTGACACTACATGTGCgttactttattaaaaaaaaaaaaatcatggaacTCTTCTGTTTATTAGCGCAATTAAGTTGTAAAAAATGGTCATATTAGAGTGATATGGAAAGATTACAAGAATACCCCTATGCTAATATAAAGAAATAACAAGGAAACTCCAACACTCCCTCTCAAGCTAGAGCATACACATCAAACATGCCCAACCTTAGCACATATTAATAGCAGAGTGATATAGCAAGAATACAAGAATACTCTTACATTAATGTAAATAATAGCAAGCTAATATAAGAAATAACAAGACTAACTCTAACAAGAATTTATACGGTACTCACCATATTAAGGCACTAGTAGGGAGGCCATATTTCCTGTATCTACTTGCAAAAGAAATAAAGCAAACCACACAATAAGATGCAATTAATAAATCTGTTATATTTCAGCAGTGTTCATCCAGTGACAACCTCAGATGATTCACCATCATTGTGTTATAATGCTTCCCTTACCTTCTGATTGCTTCTTTCCAGACAATGTAAATTAGCTTGTAGAGAATGCTAATATAATTCTTCATAAAGATTAAATGAGGTAGCTGTTGTTTATGCAGGGAAGTCAAGAATTAAGTTGGATTGGATGAGGAGACTAAAAGTAGCCCTAGGTGCAGCAAGAGGACTGGCCTATCTTCATGAACTTGCCAACCCTCCTATTATACACAGGGACATTAAATCAACCAACATTCTGCTTGATGAGCGCATAAATGCAAAAGTTGCTGATTTTGGTCTCTCTAAACCTATGGGTGATGATGAAATGGATCACGTCACCACTCAAGTGAAGGGCACAATGGTTAGTGGAAAATCCTTTTAACCTCTATTATTGTAGTAATTAATGCGTTTCTACAAAAATGAACAGGAAAATAAGAATGATGGAGGACAACTGTGGTTTATTAAACTTAGTCAAAACATTTATTTGTGTTCTCTACCATGTGATTTGTAATGAGAAAAATAAGCATTAGGAGCTTATAATCTAATTACATTTGGTAATGGAAGAATTGGATCAAGATGTTTGCAGAAAATTGTCCCGTCACCAAGTCTttcttcataggtggtttcttACCATATCTTGTTGGACCATATAGTCATATGCATCAGtgtctagaatttaaatttttcttaacaAACAGCACACATGATTTACTATGACTAAGGATGTGCATTCAAGCCTTGAGTTCATTTTGTTATACATGGCATTGCATCAAATTCTAGCACTGAGAGTTGATTTTCTATTATGGTGTAGGGCTACTTGGATCCTGAGTATTACATGACCCAACAGTTGACTGAAAAGAGTGATGTATATAGCTATGGAGTGGTAATGTTGGAGTTGGTAACTGCAAGAATGCCAATTGAACGGGGGAAATACATTGTCAGAGTGGTGCAGATGGCAATGGATAAAACAAAAGTATTATACAACCTTCATGAAATTCTTGACCCCGCCATTGGTTTGCAAACATCACTGAAAGGATTAGAGAAGTTCGTGGACCTGGCAATGAGGTGTGTTGAAGAATCAGGAGCTAACAGGCCTGCAATGGGTGATGTGGTCAAAGAGATTGAGAACATAATGCAGATAGCTGGTTTGAACCCCAAAGCTGAATCTACATCTGCTTCATACAGTTATGAGGTAAGTAAGGGGAATTCTGGCCATCCTTACTGCAATGAGACCTTTGAGTTTGAGTACAGTGGGGCTTTTCCAACTTCAAAGATAGAGCCTCATTGAGTGTGTGCTTTTTTACATTTTGAATGTTGAGCTACGTGCTTTCTATTGGATAGGGGATGTTGTTTTCACATGGCAAAGAATCAGAATTTGTAATTGAAATGgatgatataattttatttttttatactgtGGAGAATATTCCTAGCttgttaataatatatatagcgGAATGATTATGTTTTTGGTTTGTTAAGGAAACTGAATCATCATTGAAAGGTTggttcaaaaaattgattaaaaatggAATAAGGTGTATCcaccttaaaaaattattttccactTTGATTCattgaaatatttaaacatTTCCTCCAAAATCTAAGCTCTTAATCTCAGCATGAAGTTTCAAACATCTCTATCCTCTTTGAGGATCTTCTTACTTCTGGAGGATTTGAGTGGTACTATACGGTAGGACTATGCATGTATTAGATTGGACAAgttaaagggaaaattttaaaccaatctGCCATTAACAGGTTGGAAATTTTTGAAATAGCCGCCAATCCATCAACCTCTAAAAACGGCTGGTcggttgaaaattttgacaatttcgACTTGGAAAATTAGGTGAGTTAGCTTTAGTtatatacaactaaactttaaaaattattttactaattacAAAGAAATTTAAGAAGTTAAATTTCATCTATAAATCATTGGAAAAAATTTAGGAATTGACTCATGTCTCCATATATCAAAATACATAGGTCTTTAACTATAGAACTTTctaacttttttctttaaaaaaaatgttgggtACTATATCTATGTCACTATGTATGCTTATAAATATGTTGggaaattattattcatttttcatattaaagTTTATAAATACATAGCCCCGCTATACAAAACGTGGGCAACTGACTAGCATGACATACACTCAATCatcatcataaaaaatatatatatatatatgtaattatttttataatttattgaaatttgatttaaattatatacattaatttataactcataaaacatttaaaatcaGGTTTCAACGTTACAAAAACATCTCAAAGCATAACAATACAATAATCAAAGATCTTAAACACTTCAAatcttaaaatataaatactacaaaattcaataattcaacaaaaaaagatattaaaaaatcaaagtttaGACAAAAAatcatactctctctctctatatatatatatatatatatatatgatcagGTCAAGGTCCCTAATCTACCTAACCCGTCTTAACCTAATTCAAAGCAAATATTTAACCCTCATCCCGTATTTGTCTCATTTGCTACTAGGAATTAGTTTTAATCATCCCATTCAAAGTTGGGCAAGACTGGTGCCCATGTGATTCAACAAAGTCTAGATTGAAGCTATTTTCTCTGTTTCACTTCGTGGCGGTTTATAagacatattttatttaaaaaatttacatgattaatttaaaaatgaacaaaatttaactacaaaattagttgtagtgcCTAAGgatacaaccttacttaatattgttaacattactacatattctgaaaatctaattgttggattgtatgttctttagaatctttatactcttaatacttatgtcaaattttgtgtcaatcggacattatttattatataaccTATAAggttatattttatgcataattttaaattacaaaaacttgtaatttaaataatttataaataacacagctattgatttttaattttatagaaattttgcaagcatgtagaataaaaaaaagaatatgtaatctaatggtaaagATGTTAAATAACcaataaaaagatgttaaaGAAGGCTAAATTTtgttatctaaaaaataatgtGAGTAAAGCACATGAATAATATCTTCAATAAGCATGGAGTGGGTCGAGGACAATAGCTCTATTGTGATTTGGGACAAACATTTTGGGCGTGAGACGACTTTTAGAAAGTTTAAAAGTTAGGTTTTGGATGGAGACACAAGGTCCCAAACAATTACAATTGACAGACAGAGAGTGGAGCAATAAAATTAAGAAAGCATTGATTAAT is a genomic window of Quercus lobata isolate SW786 chromosome 2, ValleyOak3.0 Primary Assembly, whole genome shotgun sequence containing:
- the LOC115977696 gene encoding probable leucine-rich repeat receptor-like protein kinase At5g49770, with amino-acid sequence MGQSTQLLQLLLLLFMQYLVIAVTANNATNDYLGLLSLKDELQNTPKSWVGADPCGGSWELINCTNSRVTSIILISMGLSGKLTSEIWQLSELQILDLSYNINITGQLPSSIGNLTKLVNLNLIGCSFSGLIPGTIGNLKLLSILSLTNNSFNGPIPASIGSLSQLYWLDLANNQLEGALPVSNATAPGLDMLLNAKHFHLENNKLSGNVPPKLFSSSMILIHLILRSNKLTGRIPNTLGLVQSLEVIRFDRNSITGPVPSNLNNLVKVSELYLSNNNLSGPIPNLTGMNSLNYLEMENTQLQGEVPVSLFSLPNLQTVLLKNNQLSGFLNISTTYSTQLQLIDLQNNSISSYVDTIGGYNRKLILEDNPICESQNIKSSYCTVSQPNNGPSYSTQPNNCQPISCSSGQVSSPNCLCVYPYSGTLVFRATSISDLGNSSHYTELEAYLMKSFEKLPVNSVSLSNPIKDFSEDFKIRLQVFPSGQGCFNRTGLSQVGFVFSNQIFKPPQGFGPYYFLADPVPYDCYAETKKSLGIGVIIGAAVGGTVLLLLLLLAGVYAFRQKRRAERASEQLNPFSQWDPNGGSGGIPQLKGARCFSFEELKKYTNKFSEENSIGSGGYGKVYWGTLPTGQPIAIKRAQKESLQGGHEFKTEIELLSRVHHKNLVSLVGFCFDQGEQMLVYEYVPNGTLKDSLSGKSRIKLDWMRRLKVALGAARGLAYLHELANPPIIHRDIKSTNILLDERINAKVADFGLSKPMGDDEMDHVTTQVKGTMGYLDPEYYMTQQLTEKSDVYSYGVVMLELVTARMPIERGKYIVRVVQMAMDKTKVLYNLHEILDPAIGLQTSLKGLEKFVDLAMRCVEESGANRPAMGDVVKEIENIMQIAGLNPKAESTSASYSYEVSKGNSGHPYCNETFEFEYSGAFPTSKIEPH